The Nostoc cf. commune SO-36 genome includes a region encoding these proteins:
- a CDS encoding DUF2281 domain-containing protein, which translates to MTNKELLIQEIETLPPELLTEALNFIREIKTSHRAKQSNTNNLRGSTAEDLLEFAGTWSGDDIRECLQLVHDTRMPLEF; encoded by the coding sequence ATGACTAACAAAGAATTATTAATCCAAGAAATAGAAACTTTACCACCAGAGTTGCTAACAGAAGCACTTAATTTCATTCGAGAAATCAAAACCAGTCATAGAGCAAAACAGTCAAATACAAATAACTTACGTGGTTCTACAGCTGAAGATTTACTAGAATTTGCCGGAACTTGGTCAGGTGATGATATCAGAGAATGTCTTCAGCTTGTTCATGATACTCGTATGCCACTGGAATTTTAA
- a CDS encoding DUF2281 domain-containing protein, translated as MTIKEQITQELEKLPEPLLQEILDFVQFLQAKHQQIAETKPIQEHIESETHTQIKSTGSSLLEHLKTISTPSDSSQLPYRPASGRSILRHAGTWSGDDFQECLQSVYATRGKAKFDYDLNPFE; from the coding sequence ATGACGATTAAAGAACAGATTACCCAAGAACTAGAAAAATTACCTGAACCCCTATTGCAGGAAATTTTAGACTTTGTTCAATTTTTACAAGCTAAACACCAACAAATCGCCGAGACAAAGCCAATTCAAGAACACATAGAATCAGAAACTCACACTCAAATTAAGTCTACAGGCAGTTCATTACTAGAACACCTGAAAACCATAAGTACCCCAAGTGACAGTTCTCAACTACCCTACCGTCCAGCTTCTGGACGTTCCATCCTCAGACACGCCGGAACCTGGTCAGGCGATGACTTTCAAGAGTGTCTTCAGTCGGTTTACGCCACTCGTGGTAAAGCCAAATTCGATTATGATTTAAATCCCTTTGAGTAA
- a CDS encoding type II toxin-antitoxin system VapC family toxin: MIEGEPKVVNHFRELGKVTLATSAIVAGELRFMAQNSQQKTANLIKIRAFLNRIDIYPIDDETAEIYGDFKSEIIKRFAAKEKSKRKTTQLQEIGIGENDLWIAATALRHSLIIVTSDSDFQRMRQVREFTLESWV; the protein is encoded by the coding sequence TTGATAGAAGGTGAACCAAAAGTTGTCAATCACTTTCGGGAACTAGGTAAGGTGACACTCGCCACCAGTGCTATTGTCGCAGGTGAACTCAGATTCATGGCACAAAACTCCCAACAAAAAACTGCAAATCTCATCAAAATTCGCGCCTTTCTCAACCGAATTGATATTTATCCAATTGATGATGAAACGGCAGAAATTTACGGAGATTTTAAGTCAGAAATTATTAAAAGATTTGCAGCCAAAGAAAAGAGTAAACGCAAAACAACTCAACTACAAGAAATTGGCATCGGGGAAAATGACCTGTGGATTGCTGCTACAGCTTTACGCCATTCCTTAATTATCGTTACATCAGATAGTGATTTTCAAAGAATGCGTCAAGTACGAGAATTTACTTTGGAAAGTTGGGTTTAA
- a CDS encoding type ISP restriction/modification enzyme, with amino-acid sequence MTFNQDNSYAFMVGTEDDRVEALKELLGYPVLQHDPEGSNFWYLRPGEDENKALETCPIAVGFYSELNKATDKEIKKLLTSQEKQQEIYGHYSGREFEQQPVMYLLLPGETQAGRVAMVLPEDEKRLRQRQIQTFAWDEEDLQARLARLQQESLLRTNRNRIENKPLLSIPLVEWVFYPSAKTARQLAQQLAKFALQMEQAIKMMGNNLEGYLNELFQSFKRELLPELKPSLNDEKGYSFADIYAQTITYGLFTARVFSHIRNPELKFDIQNVWEKLPETNPFLKQLFKAVFENQKQIEQKQKSGDELTDTIGQIVLLLNAANMDAILSDFQHKRNQEDIVIRFYEDFLAAYKPQMRERRGVYYTPEPVVSYIVRSIDHILKIDFGLTGGLADATKIKLEKPDSKGITETHKVLITDIATGTGTFLYSVIDHIYNSLKLDKDEWSNYVSQHLLPRLLGFELLMAPYAVAHMKLGLQLAELGYKFDTLERLRVYLTNTLQDAFQIPPTDELDNWIRDEADAANKIKQEAPVMVVMGNPPYSGVSANNGTWISDLLKGKDSIKNQSTSNYFEADGKPLGERKNWLNDDYVKFIRFAQWRIEQTGYGVLAFITNHGYMDNPTFRGMRQSLMTTFDDIYVLDLHGNSKKKEQSLNGSKDENVFDIQQGVAISIFVKRQNAKQQLANVYHTDLYGLRENKYQWLKKNSITTTQWTKLKPQSPFYLFVPHNTNWQSEYECNWKVTEIFPINSTGIVTARDNFVFDFDKKSLLQRITEFRNSQFSDQLIREKYFNGKGSSKYPDGDTRGWKLPEARRKVQADPDWEKRVLPCLYRPFDIRHLYYTEWMVDWHRYQVMRHMLESKNIGFHICRQISINEWGHILATNLITDDSYVSNKTSERGYTFPLYLYPQSNSLKELEEPLCPNFSQGFLNAIIEKLGYTPTPEAIFYYIYAIFHSPTYRTRYAEFLKIDFPRVPLTSDDELFHQLATYGEELVSLHLMKSPQLDNFITKFVENDGNNLVDAAHPKYNQDAVIINKKGDKFTGVPEEVWNFYVGGYQVCQKWLKDRKGRQLTDDDIQHYQRIVVALQQTIKLMNKIDQAIPGFPIQ; translated from the coding sequence ATGACTTTCAACCAGGATAATTCCTATGCCTTTATGGTTGGAACTGAGGATGATCGTGTTGAAGCATTAAAAGAACTATTAGGATATCCAGTATTGCAGCATGACCCTGAAGGTTCTAATTTTTGGTATTTGCGTCCTGGTGAAGATGAAAATAAAGCTTTAGAAACCTGCCCAATTGCAGTTGGCTTTTACTCAGAATTAAATAAAGCGACAGATAAAGAAATTAAAAAGCTTTTGACATCCCAAGAAAAGCAGCAAGAAATATATGGTCATTACAGCGGGAGAGAATTTGAACAGCAGCCTGTAATGTATCTGCTGTTACCTGGAGAAACTCAGGCTGGGCGTGTCGCAATGGTGCTGCCAGAAGATGAAAAGAGGTTGCGTCAGCGACAGATTCAGACGTTTGCTTGGGATGAGGAAGATTTACAAGCACGGTTGGCACGCCTTCAGCAAGAAAGTTTGCTGCGGACAAATCGAAATCGAATAGAGAACAAACCTTTGTTATCTATTCCATTGGTGGAGTGGGTGTTTTATCCATCAGCAAAAACAGCAAGGCAATTAGCACAACAATTGGCTAAATTTGCATTGCAGATGGAGCAAGCGATTAAAATGATGGGTAATAACCTAGAGGGATATCTGAATGAGCTATTCCAGAGTTTTAAACGGGAATTGTTGCCTGAACTAAAGCCAAGTTTAAATGATGAAAAGGGTTATAGTTTCGCTGATATCTATGCACAAACAATTACTTATGGACTATTTACTGCCAGGGTGTTTAGCCATATACGAAATCCAGAGTTAAAGTTTGATATACAAAATGTATGGGAAAAGCTTCCTGAGACTAATCCATTTTTAAAACAGTTATTTAAAGCTGTTTTTGAGAATCAGAAACAGATAGAACAGAAACAAAAGTCAGGAGACGAATTAACAGATACGATTGGGCAGATTGTATTGTTACTCAATGCTGCCAACATGGATGCAATCCTCTCAGACTTTCAACATAAGAGGAACCAGGAAGACATTGTGATTCGGTTTTATGAAGATTTTTTGGCAGCATATAAGCCACAAATGCGAGAACGTCGGGGTGTTTATTACACACCAGAACCTGTTGTATCTTACATTGTGCGTTCCATTGACCACATTTTAAAAATCGATTTTGGACTAACTGGCGGTTTAGCTGATGCAACAAAGATAAAGCTAGAAAAACCTGACAGTAAAGGTATAACCGAAACACATAAAGTCCTGATAACAGACATTGCAACAGGTACGGGAACTTTCCTATATAGCGTTATTGACCATATTTATAACTCATTAAAACTCGACAAAGATGAATGGTCAAATTATGTTTCTCAACACCTACTACCACGACTGCTAGGCTTTGAGTTACTAATGGCTCCCTATGCAGTTGCACACATGAAATTAGGGTTGCAGTTAGCAGAATTGGGTTACAAATTCGATACTCTAGAACGGTTACGAGTTTACCTGACTAATACTTTACAAGATGCATTTCAAATACCGCCTACTGATGAATTAGATAATTGGATTCGAGATGAAGCAGATGCAGCTAATAAAATTAAGCAAGAAGCACCTGTAATGGTGGTGATGGGGAATCCACCTTATTCTGGTGTTTCTGCTAATAATGGGACTTGGATTAGCGATCTTCTCAAAGGGAAAGACTCCATAAAAAATCAATCAACCAGTAATTATTTTGAAGCTGATGGTAAACCATTGGGCGAACGTAAAAATTGGCTAAATGATGATTATGTTAAATTTATTCGCTTTGCTCAATGGCGAATAGAGCAGACAGGTTACGGAGTACTTGCCTTTATCACCAACCACGGGTATATGGATAATCCCACATTCCGAGGGATGCGTCAAAGCTTGATGACAACATTTGACGATATTTATGTTTTAGATTTGCACGGCAATAGTAAGAAGAAAGAGCAATCTCTTAATGGTTCAAAGGATGAAAATGTTTTTGATATTCAGCAAGGTGTAGCTATCAGCATTTTTGTAAAACGCCAGAATGCTAAACAACAGCTTGCAAATGTTTATCATACTGATTTGTATGGCTTGCGTGAAAATAAATATCAATGGCTGAAAAAAAATAGCATAACTACAACACAGTGGACTAAGTTAAAACCCCAATCTCCATTCTATTTATTTGTACCACATAATACAAATTGGCAGTCAGAATACGAGTGTAACTGGAAAGTGACAGAGATTTTTCCTATAAACAGTACAGGAATTGTTACAGCACGCGATAATTTTGTTTTTGATTTTGATAAAAAATCCTTGCTGCAACGTATCACTGAATTTAGAAACTCTCAATTTTCAGATCAACTTATTCGTGAAAAATATTTTAATGGTAAAGGCTCATCTAAATACCCTGATGGAGATACACGAGGTTGGAAATTGCCGGAAGCTCGGAGAAAAGTGCAGGCTGATCCGGATTGGGAAAAAAGAGTTCTGCCTTGCTTATATCGACCTTTTGATATTCGGCATTTATACTATACTGAGTGGATGGTTGATTGGCATCGTTACCAAGTGATGCGACATATGCTGGAAAGCAAAAATATAGGCTTTCATATATGTCGTCAAATCTCCATCAACGAATGGGGGCATATACTTGCAACAAATTTAATAACGGATGACAGCTACGTATCCAATAAAACAAGTGAACGGGGATACACATTTCCTCTCTACCTTTATCCCCAAAGCAACAGTCTGAAAGAATTAGAAGAACCATTGTGCCCTAATTTTTCTCAAGGCTTTCTCAACGCCATCATAGAAAAACTCGGCTACACCCCTACGCCAGAAGCCATCTTCTACTACATCTACGCCATCTTCCACTCACCCACCTACCGCACCCGTTACGCCGAATTCCTCAAAATCGACTTCCCCCGCGTCCCCCTCACCAGTGATGACGAACTCTTCCACCAACTAGCAACATACGGTGAAGAATTAGTATCACTGCACTTAATGAAATCACCCCAACTCGACAACTTCATCACTAAATTTGTGGAAAATGACGGTAATAATCTAGTCGATGCTGCACATCCCAAATACAACCAAGATGCTGTCATCATCAACAAAAAAGGTGACAAATTTACTGGTGTCCCTGAAGAAGTCTGGAACTTCTACGTCGGTGGTTATCAAGTCTGCCAAAAATGGCTCAAAGACCGCAAAGGTAGACAATTAACCGATGACGACATCCAACACTACCAGCGAATTGTAGTAGCATTGCAACAAACAATCAAACTGATGAACAAAATTGACCAAGCAATTCCAGGCTTCCCGATACAATAA
- a CDS encoding helix-turn-helix domain-containing protein, with translation MNIKKPLAIKQPEVGKLIRELRLKTGLTQEQFAAVLGVTFPTVNRWENGRNQPSPIAMKQIEKILLEMDDRGQELLAKYSTP, from the coding sequence ATGAATATCAAGAAGCCGTTAGCTATTAAGCAGCCTGAAGTCGGCAAGCTTATCCGCGAACTGCGCCTAAAAACGGGTCTAACTCAAGAACAGTTTGCAGCAGTATTAGGTGTAACTTTCCCCACTGTTAATCGGTGGGAAAATGGGCGTAATCAGCCCTCACCTATCGCTATGAAGCAGATAGAAAAAATACTGTTAGAGATGGACGATCGCGGACAAGAATTGCTGGCGAAATATTCGACTCCATAG